A single Drechmeria coniospora strain ARSEF 6962 chromosome 03, whole genome shotgun sequence DNA region contains:
- a CDS encoding SMP2 protein produces the protein MQYVRNLSDSVSTAWNSINPATLSGAIDVIVVEHEDGSLSCSPFHVRFGKFSLLRPYEKKVEFQVNGVKQEYSMKLGEGGEAFFVFETTDNIPESMQTSPLVSPASSPSLDPSLPPSDPREPEPLALDDETDRPLRPMLPDLQSSLPNDSGIPSPISTSPGLPKTRRVSGDWPSTLSRPRSDDVLRQSARTPERDVTRAHHAATTDFSERSVSPPPLQTKEAVERAKALSKELSAVNIPTKVTETGDLMLDMTGFKSSEEDMLRAEVLARKVLAEELDGDYDIGALFGFDEEGNLWIYSSEEAKQAAMNSTIESSLQAHRRAVADDALSDPGYQSDGSDVTASPRVSSHRRAESDSGIQTPPRTPSAGDRGRNYAKTLRLTSDQLKELGLKDGENSMSFTVNRATCSANMYLWKVNVPVVISDIDGTITKSDALGHVLNMIGRDWTHSGIAKLYSDIELNGYNIMYLTSRSVGQADTTRAYVNGIVQEGCKMPHGPTILSPDRTMAALRREIYLRKPHVFKMATLRDIRNLYGPERTPFYAGFGNRLTDQISYRTVDVPRTRIFTINSNAEVSLDLLSLNKLKMSYVNINEVVDHYFPPVGTLVTGGGEDYTDFKYWRDNPLDLDEFSASDSDEADAGADQASTYSEDDDEDAADGLGDSYISRGSMDEVADGMSNPEENMIGEGGEDDEYEYEYEDEEDETAFEDDVQIVRPDAKSVDKPHVLAEDVSAELITGVRHLSLEINGGS, from the exons ATGCAGTACGTCCGAAACCTTAGTGACTCTGTTTCCACGGCATGGAACTCTATAAATCCCGCCACCCTCAGCGGCGCCATCGATGTCATCGTCGTTGAGCACGAGGATGGCTCCCTCTCCTGCTCGCCCTTCCACGTTCGCTTCGGTAAATTCTCCCTCCTGCGGCCGTACGAGAAGAAGGTCGAGTTCCAGGTCAACGGCGTCAAGCAAGAGTATTCCATGAAGCtcggcgaaggcggcgaggctttCTTCGTCTTCGAGACCACCGACAACATCCCCGAGTCGATGCAGACTTCGCCCCTCGTCTCGCCCGCGAGCAGCCCGTCCTTGGACCCATCGCTTCCGCCCTCCGACCCCCGGGAACCGGAACCCCTagctctcgacgacgaaacAGACAGGCCGCTGAGGCCAATGCTCCCGGACCTCCAGTCATCGCTGCCGAACGATAGTG GGATACCCTCGCCCATCTCGACCTCTCCCGGACTGCCCAAGACCCGGCGCGTCTCCGGCGACTGGCCCTCGACCCTCTCCCGCCCTCGGAGTGATGATGTCCTCCGCCAATCTGCTCGCACCCCCGAGCGCGACGTCACCAGAGCCCACcacgcggcgacgacggactTTTCCGAGAGATCTGTGAGTCCTCCGCCGTTGCAGACCaaggaagccgtcgagcgcgCCAAGGCTCTCTCCAAGGAGCTCTCCGCCGTCAACATTCCCACCAAGGTGACCGAGACGGGCGACCTCATGTTGGACATGACGGGGTTCAAGAGCAGCGAGGAGGACATGCTGCGCGCCGAGGTGCTGGCGAGAAAGGtcctggccgaggagctcgatgGCGACTATGACATCGGCGCCCTCTTCGGCTTTGACGAAGAGGGAAATCTGTGGATCTACAGCAGCGAAGAGGCGAAGCAGGCCGCCATGAACTCGACGATAGAGTCGTCCCTGCAAGCTCATCgacgcgccgtcgccgacgacgccctctcCGATCCCGGCTACCAGAGCGACGGGAGCGACGTCACCGCCAGCCCCCGCGTCTCCTCCCATCGGCGCGCCGAGTCTGATTCGGGAATTCAGACGCCGCCGCGGACACCTTCCGCCGGCGACCGCGGCCGGAACTACGCCAAGACGCTGCGGCTGACGAGTGATCAGCTGAAAGAGCTGGGCCTGAAGGATGGTGAAAACTCGATGAGCTTCACCGTCAACCGGGCAACTTGCTCTGCCAACATGTATCTTTGGAAAGTCAACGTCCCCGTCGTCATCTCCGACATCGATGGCACCATCACCAAGTCGGACGCCTTGGGCCACGTTCTCAACATGATTGGTCGAGACTGGACGCACTCTGGCATCGCGAAGCTCTATAGCGATATCGAGCTGAACGGCTACAACATCATGTACCTGACGTCGCGATCGGTCGGCCAGGCCGACACCACCCGCGCATACGTCAACGGCATCGTCCAGGAGGGTTGCAAGATGCCTCACGGACCGACCATCCTGTCGCCGGACCGGACCATGGCTGCCCTGCGCAGGGAAATATACCTGCGAAAGCCCCACGTCTTCAAGATGGCCACCCTTCGGGACATTCGCAACCTCTACGGCCCGGAGCGGACCCCTTTCtacgccggcttcggcaacCGGCTCACCGATCAGATCTCTTACAGAACGGTGGACGTGCCCAGGACCAGAATCTTCACCATAAACTCAAACGCCGAGGTGTCTCTCGACCTCCTAAGTCTTAACAAGCTCAAGATGAGCTACGTCAACATCAACGAGGTCGTAGACCATTACTTCCCACCAGTAGGCACCCTGGTTACCGGTGGTGGCGAGGACTACACCGACTTCAAGTACTGGAGAGACAAccccctcgacctcgacgagttcTCCGCCAGCGATAGTGACGAGgcggatgccggcgccgaccaaGCGAGCACATActccgaagacgacgatgaggatgccgccgacggcctcggggATAGCTACATCTCGCGAGGGTCCATGGACGAGGTTGCCGATGGCATGTCGAACCCGGAGGAAAATATGATCGGCGaaggcggagaagacgacgaatACGAGTACGAATATGAAGATGAAGAAGATGAGACAGCATTCGAAGATGATGTGCAAATCGTCCGTCCAGACGCAAAGTCCGTTGATAAACCGCACGTTCTCGCCGAAGACGTGTCGGCCGAGCTGATCACGGGGGTTCGTCACCTGTCCCTGGAGATCAACGGCGGATCATAA
- a CDS encoding mitochondrial processing peptidase beta subunit, which yields MASRRLALNLSQGLRTRAGLSAASALRRGFATPSSLGKTQTTTLKNGLTVATEHSPWAQTSTVGMWIDAGSRAETDETNGTAHFLEHLAFKGTAKRSQQQLELEIENMGGHLNAYTSRENTVYFAKAFNSDVPQCVDILSDILQNSKLEESAIERERDVILRESEEVEKQVEEVVFDHLHATAFQHQPLGRTILGPRQNIRDITRTELTNYIKTNYTADRMVLVGAGGIPHEKLVELAEKHFSGLPSKGPENQAYLLSKQKADFIGSDVRVRDDTMGTANVALAVEGVSWNSEDYFTALVTQAIVGNYDKAMGNAPHQGSKLSGFVHKHDLANSFMSFSTSYSDTGLWGVYLVTDNVTRLDDLVHFTIREWMRLCTNVGEAEVERAKAQLKASILLSLDGTTAVAEDIGRQLITTGRRMMPGEIERKIDAIAAKDVMDFANRKLWDKDIAISAVGKIEGLFDYQRLRNTMKPKF from the exons ATGGCGTCCCGCAGACTAGCTTTGAATCTCTCGCAGGGCCTGAGAACCCGTGCTGGTCTGTCGGCCGCCAGTGCCCTGCGACGCGGCTTCGCGACTCCCTCTTCCCTTGGCAAAACTCAGACGACGACACTGAAGAATGGGCTGACG GTCGCCACCGAGCACTCACCATGGGCGCAAACGTCGACGGTCGGCATGTGGATTGACGCCGGCTCGCGagccgagacggacgagaccAACGGCACCGCCCACTTCCTCGAGCACCTGGCTTTCAAG GGCACCGCGAAGCGATCGCAGCAGCAATTGGAGTTGGAGATTGAGAACATGGGCGGCCACCTCAACGCCTACACCTCG CGCGAAAACACCGTCTACTTCGCCAAGGCCTTCAACTCCGACGTCCCACAGTGTGTCGACATCCTGTCCGATATTCTTCAGAACTCGAAGCTCGAGGAGTCTGCCATCGAGCGTGAGCGCGATGTCATCCTACGCGAGTCCGAGGAGGTCGAGAAGCAGGTGGAGGAGGTCGTCTTCGACCATCTCCACGCCACTGCCTTCCAGCACCAGCCTCTGGGCCGTACCATCCTCGGTCCTCGCCAGAACATCCGCGACATTACGCGAACGGAGCTCACCAACTACATCAAGACCAACTACACTGCCGACCGCATGgttctcgtcggcgccggcggcatcccccacgagaagctcgtcgaaCTGGCCGAGAAGCACTTTTCTGGCCTCCCCAGCAAGGGCCCCGAGAACCAGGCCTACCTTCTGTCGAAGCAGAAGGCCGACTTCATCGGCTCCGACGTCCGTGTTCGTGACGACACCATGGGCACCGCCAacgttgccctcgccgtcgagggtgtcAGCTGGAACTCGGAGGATTACTTCACCGCGCTGGTTACCCAGGCGATCGTCGGAAACTACGACAAGGCCATGGGCAACGCTCCTCACCAGGGCAGCAAGCTCAGCGGCTTCGTCCACAAGCACGACCTTGCCAACAGCTTCATGAGCTTCTCCACCAGCTACAGCGACACTGG TCTGTGGGGTGTCTACCTCGTCACCGACAACGTCAcccggctcgacgacctcgtccacTTCACCATTCGCGAGTGGATGCGTCTCTGCAccaacgtcggcgaggccgaggtcgagcgcGCCAAGGCTCAACTGAAGGCTTCCATCCTCCTTTCTCTGGATGGCACCACTGCCGTTGCCGAAGACATTGGCCGCCAGCTCATCACCACCGGCCGCCGCATGATGCCTGGCGAGATCGAGCGCAAgatcgacgccatcgctGCCAAGGACGTCATGGACTTTGCCAACCGAAAGCTCTGGGACAAGGACATCGCCATCAGCGCTGTTGGTAAGATTGAGGGACTGTTTGATTACCAGAGGTTGAGGAACACCATGAAGCCCAAATTTTAA
- a CDS encoding putative galactinol--sucrose galactosyltransferase 6 has product MPTEKYDFAKEFEEIYISKQSAAPSIMSDSRRVRLQSYPPLGQVTQMGSENAAFTAVLEIPRDRVQEPWEVSLWLSVDQSEWKESRLDKVEARPEPQTLQCLPSSMCRLYFSSSIPFSSSVQFTLRFRHDRDQPWKWISDEQGLRDGHIVASSSDHRSDDIQTLIADLNGEWKATSHMSQAPETQLWSLEATILRAQGDTSTFKDIEIGMPWGVILRWFALVRLWSPWLAPRQGRDCFSLDKEAVLCCFMNPQGRNLVFLAVNGLQDVLYVMRSTEKGGISVHARNDGTADETVTVLVSEGADLERAVAAVMYHARTLVSRTKRTTQGWDEQTRSLTEAGKPTWEENWHDGLGYCTWNGLGQKLTEGMILDAVKRLYDHGINITSLIIDDNWQSIDFKGDGQFQYAWLDFEAERKAFPDGLKAMVSRLRQQHPGLQHIAVWHALLGYWGGISPTGRIGQAYKTVEVVREESKRRNLPLGGRMTIVAKEDVEKFYDDFYRFLIDAGIDGVKTDAQFMIDTWAGAEARRELINTYLDVWTTTSFRYFGAKAISCMSQFPQAMFRSQMLQNRPPLLVRNSDDFFPEIPASHPWHVWANAHNSIFMQYLNVLPDWDMFQTVHSYSEFHAAARCVSGGPIYITDVPGEHNMELIRQMTGITPRGATVIFRPSVVGKSIAPYTGYDDNLLLKVGSYHGDIPATLESRCGGQRLTENETGPAQSGTGIVGLFNISARSLTEIIPLSDFPGTGSFAQYVVRAHTTGRVSEPMKPGTPNSLVTTTLDVRGYEILCAFPLVSLKGHKHGNGWAGNFGLVGKMTGCAAIASSRISQLKNGRVSVKTRLRALGVLGMKRKLRCDGHGLMKIAGIYVSTLPTMTIDDDIMTTMHDRPIPRHTVSISKDAEYVLEVDIETAWKEMGLHGGQLDEVEVKIDFDA; this is encoded by the exons ATGCCAACTGAGAAATATGACTTCGCGAAGGAGTTTGAGGAAATATACATTTCCAAGCAAAGTGCTGCTCCCAGTATCATGAGCGACAGCAGGCGCGTCCGGCTCCAAAGTTACCCCCCTCTCGGTCAAGTAACGCAGATGGGAAGTGAAAATGCCGCTTTCACTGCGGTGCTGGAAATACCACGAGATCGTGTCCAAGAACCGTGGGAGGTTTCTCTATGGCTCTCCGTTGACCAAAGCGAATGGAAAGAATCGAGACTCGACAAAGTCGAGGCTCGACCGGAGCCGCAAACACTTCAATGTCTACCAAGTTCGATGTGCAGGCTTTATTTTTCGTCCTCCATACCCTTCTCATCTTCCGTCCAGTTCACGCTGAGATTTCGCCACGATCGGGATCAGCCATGGAAATGGATTTCTGACGAACAAGGCCTAAGGGACGGTCACATTGTGGCCTCCTCCTCTGATCACCGGTCGGACGATATTCAAACTCTGATAGCCGATCTCAATGGCGAATGGAAGGCGACATCACACATGAGCCAAGCGCCTGAAACTCAGCTGTGGTCTCTCGAAGCAACCATTCTCCGCGCACAAGGGGACACATCTACTTTCAAAGACATCGAAATTGGGATGCCATGGGGGGTGATTCTAAG GTGGTTTGCTCTCGTACGCCTATGGAGTCCATGGCTGGCTCCAAGACAGGGCAGGGACTGCTTCTCCCTTGACAAGGAAGCCGTTCTCTGTTGCTTCATGAACCCCCAAGGAAGAAACCTAGTATTTCTCGCCGTCAATGGGCTACAGGACGTATTGTACGTCATgcgcagtacggagaaagGCGGCATATCTGTCCAC GCAAGGAATGACGGAACAGCAGACGAAACGGTAACTGTGCTCGTATCAGAAGGGGCTGACTTGGaacgtgccgtcgccgctgtcATGTATCACGCCCGCACTCTCGTATCCAGAACCAAGCGAACAACCCAGGGCTGGGACGAGCAGACGCGATCCCTCACCGAAGCTGGCAAACCGACGTGGGAGGAGAACTGGCATGACGGGCTCGGATACT GTACGTGGAATGGGCTGGGTCAAAAGTTGACAGAAGGAATGATTCTGGATGCTGTAAAACGCTTATACGACCATGGAATCAACATCACGAGCCTCATCATAGACGACAATTGGCAATCGATCGACTTCAAAGGGGACGGGCAATTTCAGTACGCGTGGCTCGACTTTGAAGCTGAACGAAAAGCGTTTCCGGATGGCCTCAAAGCTATGGTGTCCCGCCTTAGGCAGCAGCACCCGGGCCTCCAGCATATTGCCGTCTGGCACGCGCTTCTGGGCTACTGGGGCGGGATCTCTCCTACGGGAAGGATCGGGCAAGCATACAAAACGGTTGAAGTTGTTCGCGAGGAGTCGAAACGTCGAAATCTCCCTCTTGGCGGCCGCATGACTATCGTGGCCAAGGAGGACGTCGAGAAGTTCTACGATGATTTCTATCGGTTTCTCATCGACGCCGggatcgacggcgtcaagaCGGACGCACAATTTATGATAGACACCTGGGCAGGCGCAGAGGCTCGGCGCGAACTCATCAACACGTACCTGGACGTATGGACAACCACCTCATTCAGATACTTTGGCGCTAAAGCAATCTCCTGCATGTCACAGTTTCCGCAGGCCATGTTTCGTTCCCAGATGCTCCAGAATCGGCCTCCGCTGCTGGTCCGCAACTCCGACGACTTTTTCCCCGAAATCCCGGCTTCACACCCCTGGCACGTGTGGGCGAACGCACACAACAGCATCTTCATGCAGTACCTAAATGTACTTCCGGACTGGGACATGTTTCAGACCGTGCACAGTTACTCGGAGTTCCATGCTGCAGCGAGGTGTGTCAGCGGTGGTCCCATCTACATCACGGACGTTCCTGGGGAACACAACATGGAGTTGATCAGGCAGATGACGGGGATCACGCCAAGAGGAGCGACTGTGATATTCAGACCCAGCGTCGTGGGCAAATCAATCGCTCCCTATACAGGATATGATGACAATCTGCTTCTCAAGGTTGGGAGCTATCATGGTGATATCCCCGCAACCCTCGAAAGTCGATGCGGCGGGCAGCGACTGACTGAAAATGAAACAGGGCCCGCACAATCGGGAACCGGAATAGTTGGACTCTTCAACATCTCGGCCCGATCACTGACCGAGATCATTCCCCTTTCCGATTTTCCGGGGACGGGATCGTTTGCCCAATACGTCGTGCGCGCGCATACGACGGGCAGGGTGTCGGAGCCAATGAAACCAGGGACGCCAAACTCGCTTGTAACAACGACACTTGATGTTCGAGGCTACGAAATTCTCTGCGCCTTTCCCTTGGTCTCACTCAAGGGTCACAAACATGGAAACGGTTGGGCAGGAAactttggcctcgtcggcaagatGACCGGCTGCGCAGCCATCGCAAGCAGCCGAATAAGTCAGCTGAAGAACGGTAGAGTGTCTGTGAAAACAAGGCTCAGAGCACTAGGCGTGCTCGGTATGAAACGAAAGCTGAGATGTGACGGGCACGGGCTGATGAAAATTGCAGGCATCTACGTCTCcacgctgccgacgatgacgatagACGACGACATTatgacgacgatgcatgACCGACCGATACCCCGACATACCGTGAGCATTTCCAAGGACGCAGAGTACGTGCTGGAGGTCGATATTGAAACGGCATGGAAGGAGATGGGCCTGCATGGTGGCCAGCTGGACGAGGTGGAAGTCAAGATTGACTTTGATGCATAA
- a CDS encoding histidine biosynthesis trifunctional protein translates to METELPLPFLVSVAIPPGLANLEGLSREEVSILGNPFIEASSQIQEKLARFFSRHNYEFHAHVDASRLESQEDVIALLNRGARKVFVAPESLSAYGDFGTRVLPVVSKPDVTAASKGGLLIKDFDPTAAGSDKFSEQARSAKIRNLFLKPVAGTNLEAFVEFARKSNAIPILPSTGLTTDKSDSSRMLLSKLITTYWTSDRQDGLVPTVVTDEAGIALGLAYSGEASILEALRTQKGVYQSRKRGLWVKGASSGDTQELVRLSLDCDSDTLKFVVKQTGRFCHLEQFGCFGDMKGISALAQTLKSRKQSAPEGSYTARLFSDEKLLRAKIMEEAEELCDAKSPEDVAFEAADLIYFALTKAIGSGVTLADIEANLDAKSLKVTRRTGNAKGKWAEKEGIKTDAAPATPAPEAKPSNGRIQMERIDSTKVSEAQLLEKLKRPSQKSPDAILKIVTPIIDEVRKGGDKAVLSYTHKFEKATSLSSPVLKAPFPKELMKLDAETIKAIDTSFENIKKFHSAQKEDKPLSVETMPGVVCGRFSRPIERVGLYVPGGTAVLPSTALMLGVPAMVAGCEKIVLASPPRADGSITPEIVYVAHKVGAESIVLAGGAQAVAAMAYGTESVTKVDKILGPGNQFVTAAKMHVSNDTNAGVGIDMPAGPSEVLVIADKHANPAFVASDLLSQAEHGVDSQVILIAVDLTEDQLKAIDDEVHNQAMALPRVEIVRGSIAHSVTVLAKTIDEAMRISNEYAPEHLILQINDAPKAVDKVMNAGSVFIGEWTPESVGDYSAGVNHSLPTYGFAKQYSGVNLGSFMKHITCSNLTAEGLQNVGSAVMQLAKVEELEAHRRAVEIRIKCINEKQRT, encoded by the exons ATGGAAACGGAACTGCCTCTGCCGTTCCTCGTCAGCGTCGCCATCCCGCCCGGGCTCGCCAACCTTGAGGGCCTCAGCCGCGAAGAGGTGTCCATTTTGGGCAATCCTTTCATTGAGGCATCTTCCCAGATCCAGGAGAAGCTCGCCCGCTTCTTCAGCCGCCATAACTATGAGTTCCACGCCCACGTCGACGCTTCCCGTCTGGAATCGCAAGAGGATGTCATCGCGCTCCTGAATAGGGGTGCGAGGAAGGTCTTCGTTGCACCAGAGTCGCTGTCTGCCTACGGTGACTTCGGAACCAGGGTcttgcccgtcgtctccaAGCCAGACGTGACTGCGGCCTCGAAAGGTGGTCTGCTGATCAAGGACTTTGACCCTACCGCTGCCGGCTCGGACAAGTTCTCAGAGCAGGCTCGATCGGCCAAGATCAGGAACCTGTTCCTCAAGCCAGTTGCCGGAACCAACTTGGAGGCCTTTGTCGAGTTCGCGCGGAAGAGCAACGCCATCCCCATCCTCCCCTCCACGGGACTCACCACGGACAAGTCCGATTCGAGCAGGATGCTTCTGTCCAAACTCATCACGACATACTGGACGTCGGACCGCCAGGATGGACTGGTTCCTACTGTTGTCACCGACGAGGCAGGCATCGCCTTGGGCCTCGCCTACTccggcgaggcgagcatTCTGGAGGCCCTGAGGACGCAGAAGGGTGTCTACCAAAGCCGCAAGAGGGGTTTGTGGGTCAAGGGAGCCAGCTCGGGGGACACCCAAGAGCTCGTTCGCCTGTCCTTGGATTGCGACTCGGACACTCTTAAATTTGTCGTCAAGCAGACGGGCCGCTTCTGTCACTTGGAGCAGTTCGGGTGCTTCGGAGACATGAAGGGCATCTCGGCCCTCGCGCAAACCTTGAAGTCGAGAAAGCAATCCGCGCCTGAAGGTTCCTACACAGCCAGGCTATTCTCTGACGAAAAGCTCCTGCGGGCCAAGATAatggaggaggccgaggagctgtGCGACGCAAAATCACCCGAGGATGTTGCCTTTGAGGCCGCCGATCTGATCTATTTCGCCCTGACCAAAGCCATCGGCTCCGGCGTCACCTTGGCTGATATCGAGGCCAACCTGGATGCGAAGAGCCTCAAGGTCACTCGGAGAACCGGCAATGCCAAGGGAAAGTGGGCGGAAAAGGAGGGTATCAAAACCGACGCGGCGCCTGCTACGCCTGCACCTGAGGCGAAGCCTTCGAATGGTCGCATCCAGATGGAGAGGATCGACTCGACCAAGGTCTCCGAGGCTCAGCTCCTCGAGAAGCTGAAGCGGCCATCGCAAAAGTCGCCCGATGCCATCCTCAAGATTGTCACTCCCATCATTGACGAGGTGCGCAAGGGCGGCGACAAGGCTGTGTTGTCGTATACCCACAAGTTCGAAAAGGCTACCTCTCTCAGCTCCCCTGTTCTCAAGGCGCCATTCCCCAAGGAGCTCATGAAACTGGATGCCGAGACAATCAAGGCCATCGACACCTCGTTCGAGAACATCAAAAAGTTTCACTCTGCCCAGAAGGAGGACAAGCCTCTCTCGGTGGAAACGATGCCCGGTGTGGTCTGCGGCCGCTTCTCGAGGCCCATCGAGCGAGTTGGCCTGTACGTACCTGGCGGTACGGCGGTGCTGCCCAGTACCGCTCTGATGCTGGGTGTGCCGGCCATGGTTGCCGGCTGCGAGAAGATCGTATTGGCGTCACCTCCTAGGGCTGACGGTAGCATCACCCCCGAGATCGTGTACGTGGCCCACAAGGTCGGTGCCGAGAGCATTGTGCTTGCCGGCGGTGCCCAGGCAGTGGCTGCCATGGCCTACGGCACGGAGAGTGTGACCAAGGTCGACAAAATCCTCGGCCCCGGAAACCAGTTCGTCACGGCTGCCAAGATGCACGTCAGCAATGACACCAATGCCGGTGTGGGCATCGACATGCCCGCCGGTCCCTCTGAAGTTCTCGTCATTGCCGACAAGCACGCCAACCCGGCCTTTGTCGCCTCCGACCTGCTCTCCCAggccgagcacggcgtcgacagcCAGGTCATTCTGATCGCCGTGGACCTGACCGAGGACCAGCTCAAGGCCATCGATGACGAAGTCCACAACCAGGCCATGGCCTTGCCAAGGGTGGAAATCGTTCGCGGCTCCATCGCTCACTCCGTCACAGTCCTGGCCAAGaccatcgacgaggcgatGCGTATCAGCAACGAGTATGCCCCCGAGCATCTCATCCTCCAGATCAACGACGCCCCCAAGGCAGTCGACAAGGTGATGAACGCTGGAAGTGTCTTCATTGGCGAGTGGACTCCCGAGAGTGTCGGAGACTACTCGGCCGGCGTGAACCACTCACTGC CGACGTACGGCTTCGCTAAGCAGTACTCTGGCGTCAACCTCGGATCATTCATGAAGCACATCACTTGCTCAAACCTCACTGCCGAGGGCCTGCAGAATGTCGGTTCCGCCGTCATGCAGCTCGCCAAGGTGGAGGAGCTGGAGGCGCACAGAAGGGCGGTGGAGATTCGCATCAAGTGCATTAACGAGAAGCAGCGTACCTAG
- a CDS encoding hypothetical protein (related to TFIID and SAGA subunit) translates to MASSQPQSNGATATPANSSQPGPPNQTTAASQPPAAQPPQPPTQPLSASDPRPRDARLIELLLTSQGVTAYEQRVPLLLLDFAYRHTSSILSDALHLAGDPYVTQAGSKPSASSGATATAPGEAPIGANAVKLAISARLSYQFRGGSAGGGISKEYTQELARERNKVALPRIVPNEWGVRLPSERFVLTGTSWGLKDMWEGDEGLSESDEDEQQGGDMMEGIQGPDPEDVGGDGVEGGTVDDVFGDDVDEEMAEDG, encoded by the coding sequence ATGGCATCAAGTCAGCCCCAGTCAAACGGTGCCACGGCTACTCCAGCAAATAGTTCACAGCCTGGTCCCCCAAACCAGACGACGGCAGCTAGTCAACCGCCTGCTGCTCAACCGCCACAGCCGCCAACGCAGcccctctcggcctcggaccCGCGGCCCCGTGATGCCCGGCTCATCGAGCTCCTGCTCACGTCGCAAGGCGTCACCGCCTACGAACAGCGAGtgcccctcctcctcctcgacttCGCCTACCGTCACACCTCCTCGATCCTCAGCGATGCTCTCCACCTCGCTGGCGATCCCTACGTCACACAAGCCGGCTCCAAaccgtcggcgtcttcgggcgcaacggcgacggcaccgggCGAGGCACCTATCGGCGCCAACGCCGTGAAGCTGGCCATCAGCGCACGACTGTCCTACCAGTTCCGCGGTGGCAGcgcaggcggcggcatcaGCAAGGAGTACACGCAGGAGCTCGCGCGAGAGAGAAACAAAGTGGCGTTGCCGAGGATCGTTCCCAACGAGTGGGGCGTGCGACTGCCGAGCGAGCGCTTCGTGCTCACCGGCACGAGCTGGGGTCTGAAGGACATGTGGGAGGGGGACGAAGGACTGTCCGAatcggacgaggatgaaCAGCAGGGAGGAGACATGATGGAAGGCATCCAAGGACCAGACCCAGAAGATGTTGGCGGGGACGGCGTTGAAGGAGGCACCGTCGATGACGTGTTTGGCGACGACGTAGATGAGGAAATGGCGGAGGACGGTTAG